The Solibacillus sp. FSL W7-1436 genome window below encodes:
- a CDS encoding rhodanese-like domain-containing protein: MKTILPKEVQAKLEAGEAVHLIDVREVAEVEAGHIPGVTHIPLGLLEFRMHELDKKTPYIMVCRSGGRNGQATAFLQSHGFDVTNMTGGMLEWNGEVK; this comes from the coding sequence ATGAAAACTATTTTACCAAAAGAAGTACAAGCAAAACTGGAAGCCGGTGAAGCGGTTCATTTAATCGACGTCCGTGAAGTAGCGGAAGTAGAGGCAGGTCATATCCCTGGCGTTACCCACATTCCTTTAGGATTACTTGAATTCCGTATGCATGAGCTGGATAAAAAAACACCCTATATAATGGTTTGCCGTTCCGGTGGGCGCAACGGGCAGGCAACAGCCTTTTTACAGTCACACGGATTTGACGTAACAAATATGACTGGCGGCATGCTTGAATGGAATGGCGAAGTTAAGTAA
- a CDS encoding methionine ABC transporter permease has product MPDVLRQYEAEIWRAISETFFMVGVSIVAAVLIGLPIGTYLFLCGKEKLLENRVVYNILNLAVNTIRSFPFLLLVVFLIPFTRLIVGTAIGTVAATVPLSIIAIAHYARLVEQSLLDVPKGVIEAAVSMGASVRRVIFSFLFVEARSGLVLGLTTSIVSFISYSTIMGVVGGGGIGDFAIRYGYQQFKTDLMLYMIFIMIVLVQLIQMIGTTAARWLDKR; this is encoded by the coding sequence ATGCCTGATGTGTTACGTCAATATGAAGCCGAAATTTGGCGGGCGATCAGTGAAACATTTTTCATGGTCGGTGTGTCAATTGTGGCTGCGGTATTAATCGGATTACCAATCGGTACATATTTATTTCTTTGTGGAAAAGAAAAGTTGCTTGAAAACCGTGTCGTTTATAACATACTAAACTTGGCGGTGAATACGATCCGTTCGTTTCCATTCCTGCTGCTAGTCGTCTTCTTGATTCCCTTTACAAGGCTCATTGTCGGTACGGCAATCGGTACTGTTGCGGCAACCGTTCCGTTATCGATTATTGCCATTGCCCATTATGCAAGGCTTGTCGAACAGTCACTGCTCGATGTGCCAAAAGGTGTAATTGAGGCTGCTGTTTCAATGGGTGCTTCAGTCCGGCGGGTTATTTTCAGCTTTCTTTTTGTGGAAGCGCGTTCAGGCCTGGTACTCGGCTTGACGACTTCGATTGTCAGCTTCATTTCTTATTCTACAATAATGGGTGTCGTTGGCGGAGGGGGAATCGGTGACTTTGCGATTCGTTACGGTTATCAGCAATTCAAGACAGATCTAATGCTTTACATGATTTTCATTATGATTGTTTTGGTGCAGCTTATTCAAATGATTGGTACGACTGCAGCAAGATGGTTGGACAAAAGATAG
- a CDS encoding metal-sensitive transcriptional regulator has protein sequence MQYDPKVLARMKKVEGQLRGILRMMEEEKDCKDVITQLSAVRSAVDRTIGVIVTDNLVECLSKEDADTIDKNAMVKQAVDLLVKSR, from the coding sequence ATGCAGTATGATCCAAAAGTATTGGCTCGAATGAAAAAAGTCGAAGGTCAGCTACGCGGCATTTTACGGATGATGGAAGAAGAAAAGGACTGCAAAGACGTAATAACGCAACTGAGTGCTGTCCGCTCTGCTGTTGACCGTACAATCGGTGTCATCGTGACGGATAATTTAGTCGAGTGTCTATCAAAAGAAGATGCCGATACAATCGATAAAAATGCTATGGTGAAACAGGCAGTGGATTTACTAGTAAAAAGTCGATAA
- a CDS encoding MetQ/NlpA family ABC transporter substrate-binding protein translates to MKKRWMLSVAAVLALVGCGQNEETETNKEVEKEETTLKVASLISPMTDILELVEPKLEEQGIDLEIVVLGDNVQPNSALAAKEVDANFFQHVPYMEEFNRNNDANLVPIQPIYFANYGVYAKNYDSIEELPEGATVAIANDISNVDRSLMLLAQHGVITLKEKTDVYYTLASVEDNPKNLQFKEVDLLMLARMYDDADAVVMTPAYAAPLNLTPKSDALLTEGVENDFAITLVAREDNKDDEAIKKLAEAMTSEEVRNFLTENYDETATPAFE, encoded by the coding sequence GTGAAAAAAAGATGGATGTTAAGTGTAGCGGCAGTACTTGCTTTAGTAGGCTGCGGACAGAATGAAGAAACAGAAACGAACAAAGAAGTGGAAAAGGAAGAGACAACGTTAAAAGTTGCATCATTAATTTCACCGATGACAGATATTTTAGAACTTGTCGAGCCTAAATTGGAAGAACAGGGCATTGATCTGGAAATTGTCGTATTAGGTGATAATGTACAGCCAAACAGTGCACTGGCTGCAAAAGAAGTGGATGCAAACTTCTTCCAGCACGTGCCGTATATGGAGGAATTCAACCGAAACAATGACGCAAATTTAGTACCGATTCAGCCGATTTACTTTGCGAACTACGGTGTATATGCTAAAAATTACGATTCAATCGAAGAGTTGCCTGAAGGGGCTACAGTTGCGATTGCCAACGATATTTCAAATGTGGACCGTTCGTTAATGCTGCTTGCTCAGCACGGTGTCATTACATTGAAGGAAAAAACGGATGTGTATTATACATTGGCAAGCGTGGAGGACAATCCGAAAAATCTTCAGTTTAAAGAAGTCGATTTGTTAATGTTAGCGCGTATGTACGATGATGCAGATGCAGTTGTTATGACACCTGCGTATGCGGCACCGCTTAACTTAACACCGAAAAGTGATGCGCTGCTGACTGAAGGCGTGGAAAACGACTTTGCCATTACTTTAGTAGCACGTGAAGACAACAAAGACGACGAAGCAATTAAAAAGCTTGCAGAAGCGATGACAAGTGAAGAAGTGCGTAACTTCCTGACAGAAAACTACGACGAAACAGCAACACCAGCATTTGAATAA
- a CDS encoding cupin domain-containing protein — MPSTYGQWNNGNGMNGRTDYGKNPFVINIHGAAIGNHTYRTALWTGEHLQLTVMSLHPGEDIGLEMHPNVDQFLRIEQGQGIVQMGNRKDNLNMQWLVFDDSAIIVPAGTWHNLINTGNIPLKLYSIYAPPNHPYGTVHPTKRDANMHDH; from the coding sequence ATGCCAAGCACATATGGCCAATGGAATAATGGAAACGGTATGAATGGGAGAACGGACTATGGCAAAAACCCCTTTGTCATTAATATTCATGGAGCGGCAATCGGAAATCATACGTATCGGACTGCACTATGGACAGGAGAACATCTGCAACTGACTGTCATGAGTTTACATCCGGGCGAAGATATCGGCTTGGAAATGCATCCGAACGTCGATCAGTTTTTACGGATTGAACAAGGGCAGGGAATCGTTCAAATGGGAAACAGAAAAGATAATCTGAATATGCAATGGCTCGTTTTTGATGATAGTGCCATCATCGTCCCTGCAGGAACATGGCATAACTTGATCAATACCGGAAATATTCCGTTAAAGCTTTATTCCATCTATGCACCGCCGAATCATCCATATGGTACCGTCCATCCGACGAAGCGGGATGCGAATATGCATGACCACTAG
- a CDS encoding alkaline phosphatase, whose translation MKNKKKWLTYALAGTVAVSSLSVLQLDSEAEAKQAKKDPTNVIMLVMDGSSNNAVSLARWYKGESLAMDEILTGAVTTYSAESAITDSAPAGTALATGHKSNSGYVGVLPSVIDMPGVKGNPDDAFTPVANVLEGAKQLGKATGIVSTSEIQHATPASFSSHVTSRSNYDDIGEQQVYQNMDVILGGGYDYLKSENRKDGENLISVIEDKGYDLVTTRDELLTTKSDKIYGSFAGSSLAYELDRTKTNPNEPSLAEMTSTAIDTLNKDKDGFFLMIEGSKIDWAAHANDPIGMVTDILSFDDAVNEALKFAKKDKNTMVIAVTDHGNSGITIGNENTNSTYDKINISNYINPLKKATMTVEGALSHLKEDRSNLVEVAKLYGLDNLTAEETAALNATETRKLAGTLVNLLSKRADLGYTTGGHTGDDVFLYSYGPKRISGLVDNTDLAKEMANFMGIKLDKLTKDLYTNAEAALNGKGMTTSIDLSDKENAVLVVKKGKTTYEIPENKDIIIKRTTNKSGKVKTSEIQTNTISVYNESGFYISKETIKKLK comes from the coding sequence ATGAAGAACAAGAAAAAATGGTTGACTTATGCACTTGCGGGGACAGTAGCGGTATCATCACTTTCGGTTTTGCAGTTAGATTCAGAGGCTGAAGCAAAACAGGCAAAAAAGGATCCGACGAATGTCATCATGCTTGTGATGGACGGTTCCAGTAATAATGCGGTATCGTTGGCACGCTGGTACAAAGGCGAGAGTCTTGCGATGGATGAAATTCTGACAGGTGCTGTGACAACTTATTCAGCCGAATCCGCGATTACAGACTCGGCACCGGCAGGAACGGCGCTTGCTACAGGTCACAAATCAAACAGCGGCTATGTAGGGGTACTGCCGTCTGTAATTGATATGCCAGGAGTTAAAGGGAATCCGGACGATGCCTTTACACCGGTTGCCAATGTGCTGGAAGGAGCAAAACAACTTGGCAAAGCAACAGGGATTGTTTCCACTTCCGAAATTCAACATGCGACACCGGCTAGCTTTTCTTCACATGTAACTTCCCGCAGTAATTATGACGATATCGGTGAGCAGCAAGTATATCAAAATATGGATGTCATTCTTGGCGGTGGATATGATTACTTAAAATCAGAAAACCGGAAAGATGGCGAAAATCTGATTAGCGTGATTGAGGACAAAGGATATGATCTCGTTACAACACGCGATGAGTTATTAACGACTAAATCCGATAAAATTTACGGCAGTTTTGCCGGCAGTTCATTGGCTTACGAACTAGATCGTACGAAAACAAATCCAAATGAACCTTCATTGGCGGAAATGACATCAACAGCAATCGATACGCTGAACAAAGATAAAGATGGTTTCTTCCTTATGATCGAAGGCAGTAAAATCGACTGGGCAGCCCACGCAAATGATCCAATCGGAATGGTGACGGATATTTTGTCATTCGATGATGCGGTAAATGAAGCGCTGAAATTTGCGAAGAAAGACAAAAATACGATGGTAATAGCCGTAACAGACCACGGCAACAGCGGAATTACAATTGGTAATGAAAACACGAACTCTACATATGACAAAATTAATATTTCCAATTATATTAATCCATTGAAGAAGGCTACGATGACAGTCGAAGGCGCACTCAGCCACTTAAAGGAGGACCGCTCGAATTTAGTTGAAGTAGCGAAACTATATGGACTTGATAATTTAACGGCAGAAGAAACAGCTGCCCTGAATGCAACAGAGACAAGGAAGCTTGCCGGTACTCTTGTTAATCTTTTATCAAAGCGTGCGGATTTAGGATACACGACGGGCGGCCATACAGGTGATGACGTATTCCTGTACTCTTATGGACCAAAACGCATTTCCGGACTAGTGGACAATACCGATTTAGCTAAAGAAATGGCCAACTTCATGGGGATCAAATTGGATAAATTAACAAAGGATCTTTACACGAACGCGGAAGCAGCGCTGAATGGTAAAGGCATGACGACTTCAATCGACCTTTCGGATAAGGAAAATGCGGTACTAGTAGTGAAGAAAGGTAAGACTACTTATGAAATCCCTGAAAATAAGGATATCATCATTAAAAGAACGACAAATAAATCAGGCAAAGTAAAAACAAGTGAAATTCAAACGAATACAATCAGTGTATACAATGAAAGTGGATTCTATATTTCAAAAGAAACAATTAAGAAATTGAAGTAA
- a CDS encoding DsrE/DsrF/DrsH-like family protein translates to MEKKRTTIVLFSGDYDKAMAAYIIANGAAAYDHEVTIFHTFWGINALRKQEPVSVKKGFLEKMFAKMMPRGAEKLGLSKMQMLGMGPKMIKHVMNKHNALTLTQLVEMAQEQDIKLVTCTMTMDLLGLQKEELLDGIEYAGVAAYLADAEDGNVNLFI, encoded by the coding sequence TTGGAAAAGAAAAGAACAACTATCGTATTATTCAGCGGAGATTATGATAAGGCGATGGCTGCTTACATTATTGCAAATGGTGCGGCAGCCTATGATCATGAAGTAACGATCTTTCATACGTTCTGGGGTATCAATGCATTAAGAAAGCAAGAACCGGTATCTGTTAAAAAAGGGTTTCTTGAAAAAATGTTTGCCAAAATGATGCCGCGTGGTGCGGAAAAACTGGGGCTATCAAAAATGCAGATGCTCGGCATGGGGCCAAAAATGATCAAACATGTCATGAATAAGCATAACGCGTTAACGTTGACACAACTTGTAGAAATGGCGCAGGAACAGGACATTAAGCTTGTGACATGTACGATGACGATGGATTTACTGGGACTTCAAAAAGAAGAACTGCTGGATGGTATCGAATACGCCGGAGTAGCCGCCTATTTAGCGGATGCTGAAGACGGAAACGTAAATTTATTCATATAA
- a CDS encoding sulfurtransferase TusA family protein, giving the protein MIKSDVQLDAKGLACPMPIVKTKKAMNSVAEGQVLEIQATDKGSIADLAAWSKTVGHQYIGSNEVDGVFYHYIRKCNPEMSEAAEKTFEHTISNEDAVKQQGLILDVREAAEYAFGHIPGAKSIPMGELTQRLDELVKDETIFVICRTGTRSDLAARQLAEAGFTKVYNVLPGMTGYEDELQKEVE; this is encoded by the coding sequence ATGATTAAATCAGATGTACAACTTGATGCAAAAGGTTTAGCTTGCCCGATGCCGATTGTCAAAACGAAAAAAGCGATGAACAGCGTTGCAGAAGGACAAGTGCTGGAAATACAGGCGACAGACAAAGGTTCTATCGCGGATTTAGCCGCATGGTCGAAAACGGTCGGTCATCAATATATCGGCTCAAATGAAGTGGATGGGGTGTTTTATCACTATATCCGAAAATGTAATCCGGAAATGAGTGAAGCAGCAGAAAAAACTTTTGAACATACGATTTCAAATGAAGATGCGGTGAAACAACAAGGCTTAATATTGGATGTCCGTGAAGCAGCAGAATATGCTTTCGGCCATATCCCGGGGGCAAAATCAATTCCAATGGGCGAATTGACACAACGTTTGGATGAACTCGTTAAAGACGAAACCATTTTTGTCATTTGCCGTACAGGGACACGCTCGGATCTGGCAGCGAGACAACTGGCTGAAGCAGGATTTACAAAAGTATACAACGTTTTGCCGGGAATGACGGGTTATGAAGACGAGTTGCAGAAAGAAGTAGAGTAG
- a CDS encoding conserved phage C-terminal domain-containing protein: MNFVVEGHQMYYSQRLANIVGIEEAAILQQLHYRLKHQGKKKVGHFWYCQTHHQWTKQHTYWNAAKIGRLLLKLEQRKLIISTRKFNRFSTDRSKWYRIDYTQLQKLLDAEEAGNNELAMQGSLPIEASQNDKKKARQEAVSDIIHYLNKKANKNFNDQAPANYRLVNTILNLGYTVEECYTVIDEQVKCWRHDVQMQKYLRPMTLFRPVNFESYLNNAHARKAPLEYVPKPVVLDYEAGETF, encoded by the coding sequence ATGAATTTTGTAGTAGAAGGTCATCAAATGTACTATTCACAACGCTTGGCAAATATTGTAGGCATCGAGGAAGCAGCCATACTCCAGCAGCTGCATTACCGTCTAAAGCATCAAGGAAAGAAAAAGGTAGGACATTTCTGGTACTGTCAAACCCATCACCAATGGACCAAGCAGCATACTTACTGGAATGCCGCGAAAATTGGCCGGCTCCTTTTAAAGCTTGAACAGCGAAAGCTCATTATTTCAACAAGAAAATTTAACCGCTTTTCAACGGACCGCTCGAAATGGTACCGGATTGATTACACGCAGCTGCAAAAATTGCTTGATGCGGAAGAAGCCGGTAACAATGAACTGGCGATGCAAGGCAGCTTGCCGATCGAGGCATCACAAAATGATAAAAAGAAGGCCCGGCAAGAAGCCGTGTCGGATATTATTCACTATTTAAACAAGAAGGCCAATAAGAATTTCAATGACCAGGCACCTGCCAATTACAGGTTAGTGAACACCATTTTAAATTTAGGTTATACGGTCGAGGAATGCTATACGGTGATTGACGAGCAAGTGAAATGCTGGCGCCATGACGTGCAAATGCAAAAATATTTACGCCCGATGACATTGTTCCGTCCGGTCAATTTTGAAAGCTATCTCAATAATGCCCATGCAAGAAAAGCACCGCTTGAATACGTGCCAAAGCCGGTAGTACTTGATTATGAGGCAGGTGAAACGTTTTGA
- a CDS encoding NADPH:quinone oxidoreductase family protein — MAENFKALVVNNEEQFTVDVKELSLNDLPEGDVLLKVEYSSINYKDSLAAIPDGNIVKSYPFVPGIDLAGTVISSENPQFKEGDKVIATSYEIGVSHFGGYSEYARIPSEWLVPLPEGLSLKEAMVIGTAGFTAALSVQRLEENNVTPDKGKVLVTGSTGGVGSFAVSILSKLGYEVEASTGKESEHGFLKSLGATSIVPREEVYDGKVRALGKQKWAAAVDPVGGEPLASLLSQIHYGGSVAVSGLTAGTKLPSTVFPFILRGVNLLGIDSVYCPMDTRLKVWNRLATDFKPDNLEQLIQQEITLEQLPEALPTLLKGQAKGRTIVKLG, encoded by the coding sequence ATGGCAGAAAATTTTAAAGCATTAGTCGTCAATAATGAAGAACAATTTACAGTGGACGTGAAGGAACTTTCCTTAAATGATTTACCTGAAGGAGACGTGCTGCTTAAAGTTGAGTATTCTTCTATTAATTATAAAGATAGTTTAGCAGCAATTCCGGATGGCAACATTGTGAAAAGCTATCCATTTGTACCGGGCATTGACTTGGCAGGAACGGTCATTTCATCGGAAAACCCGCAATTTAAAGAAGGCGACAAAGTGATTGCGACAAGCTATGAAATTGGTGTTTCTCATTTTGGCGGATACAGTGAATATGCACGAATCCCATCTGAGTGGCTTGTTCCGCTGCCGGAAGGACTTTCATTAAAAGAAGCGATGGTCATAGGTACAGCCGGCTTTACCGCAGCTTTATCAGTTCAGCGACTGGAAGAAAATAATGTAACGCCTGATAAGGGAAAAGTGCTAGTAACTGGTTCTACAGGCGGAGTTGGAAGTTTTGCCGTTTCGATTCTGTCAAAGCTTGGCTATGAAGTAGAAGCGAGTACTGGGAAAGAATCGGAACACGGGTTTTTAAAAAGCCTTGGTGCGACTTCGATCGTTCCGCGTGAAGAAGTATATGACGGTAAAGTTCGCGCATTAGGAAAACAAAAATGGGCAGCTGCGGTCGATCCTGTTGGTGGTGAGCCATTAGCATCATTACTTAGTCAAATTCATTACGGCGGATCTGTGGCAGTCAGCGGATTAACTGCAGGTACAAAACTTCCGTCAACGGTCTTCCCGTTTATTTTACGCGGTGTCAACTTACTAGGGATTGATTCTGTATATTGCCCGATGGATACAAGATTGAAGGTTTGGAACCGTTTAGCAACAGATTTCAAACCGGATAACTTGGAGCAATTAATTCAGCAAGAAATTACGCTTGAGCAACTTCCGGAAGCACTGCCAACACTTTTAAAAGGCCAGGCAAAAGGTAGAACAATCGTAAAGCTAGGATGA
- a CDS encoding MBL fold metallo-hydrolase: MAVTAWTAAQVARKIIENKELFILDVRNEDAFKDWKIDGHKFEYLNIPYFDLLDGVEEILPQMPADKEVLVVCAKEGSSIMVAEMLSDAGLDVGYLEGGMKSWSMYLEPIKVGVLDNGGELYQFVRLGKGCLSYMAISGGEAAIIDAVRFTDVFTNFANEKGVEIKHVFDTHLHADHISGGRHIAEKTGATYYLPPKDAEEVVFDYTTLEDGLTVNLGTSQIEVGAMYSPGHTIGSTSFVIDGKYLLTGDILFIDSIGRPDLAGLAEDWVGDLRETLYRRYRTLAEDLIVLPAHFMIIDELNEDGTVAKRLGDLFAENHGLNVEDEEQFRSMVTDNLPPQPNAYQEIRIVNMGKLTPSDEEQTEMEIGPNRCAVR; encoded by the coding sequence ATGGCAGTAACAGCATGGACAGCCGCACAAGTGGCGCGCAAAATAATTGAAAACAAAGAATTGTTTATTTTAGATGTTCGTAATGAAGACGCATTCAAAGACTGGAAAATTGACGGTCACAAATTCGAGTACTTAAATATTCCTTACTTCGATTTGTTGGACGGTGTAGAAGAAATTTTACCGCAAATGCCTGCCGACAAAGAGGTATTGGTTGTTTGTGCTAAAGAGGGTTCTTCCATCATGGTCGCAGAAATGCTTTCCGATGCAGGTCTTGATGTCGGTTACCTTGAAGGCGGCATGAAGTCTTGGTCGATGTACCTTGAGCCGATTAAAGTTGGAGTCTTGGATAACGGCGGTGAATTATACCAGTTCGTGCGTTTAGGGAAGGGCTGTCTTTCATATATGGCGATCAGCGGAGGGGAAGCAGCGATTATTGATGCGGTTCGCTTCACAGATGTCTTCACAAACTTCGCGAATGAAAAAGGCGTCGAGATTAAGCACGTTTTCGATACACATCTGCACGCAGATCACATCTCCGGCGGACGTCATATTGCAGAAAAAACGGGTGCAACGTACTATCTGCCTCCAAAAGACGCGGAAGAAGTAGTATTCGACTATACAACACTTGAAGATGGTCTAACAGTAAATTTAGGTACATCGCAAATTGAAGTAGGTGCGATGTATTCACCAGGTCACACAATCGGTTCAACATCATTTGTCATTGACGGCAAGTATTTATTGACAGGGGACATCCTGTTTATCGACTCAATCGGACGACCGGATTTAGCCGGTTTAGCGGAGGATTGGGTTGGTGACCTGCGCGAAACATTATACAGACGCTACCGCACATTGGCGGAAGATTTAATTGTTTTGCCGGCACACTTCATGATCATTGATGAACTGAATGAAGATGGAACCGTAGCAAAACGGCTAGGAGATTTATTCGCCGAAAACCATGGTTTAAATGTGGAAGATGAAGAACAGTTCCGTTCAATGGTAACGGACAATTTACCGCCACAGCCGAATGCCTATCAAGAAATCCGTATTGTGAATATGGGGAAATTGACGCCAAGCGATGAGGAACAGACAGAGATGGAAATCGGTCCAAACCGCTGTGCAGTAAGATAA
- a CDS encoding methionine ABC transporter ATP-binding protein, with protein sequence MIQLQQVTKKFGSFVAVQDVTLTIAKGEIHGLIGASGAGKSTLLRLMNLLEVPDSGAVVINGQQLTALKNTELREARKSIGMIFQHFHLVANKTVHDNVEIALVLANYPKELRKARVLECLKFVGLEQFAGQYPAQLSGGQKQRVAIARALANETAVLLCDEPTSALDANTSAEILRVLQKVNVELGVTIVLVSHELEVVKSICHRATVLDAGQIYETVELTPGGILETSHHPQSFVDQLVKGGVGHA encoded by the coding sequence GTGATACAATTACAGCAAGTCACAAAAAAATTTGGTTCTTTCGTCGCTGTGCAGGATGTGACGTTAACGATTGCTAAAGGGGAAATTCACGGATTGATCGGGGCGAGCGGTGCAGGAAAATCAACATTGCTGCGTCTGATGAACTTGCTGGAAGTTCCGGACAGTGGAGCTGTCGTCATCAATGGTCAGCAACTAACCGCTTTAAAAAATACGGAACTTCGTGAAGCGAGAAAATCAATCGGGATGATCTTCCAGCATTTTCACCTCGTCGCAAATAAAACCGTCCATGATAATGTGGAAATTGCCCTTGTCCTGGCAAACTATCCGAAAGAGCTGCGGAAAGCGCGTGTACTCGAATGCCTGAAGTTTGTCGGGCTGGAACAGTTTGCAGGTCAATATCCGGCCCAGCTGAGCGGCGGGCAAAAGCAGCGTGTGGCGATTGCAAGAGCACTTGCGAACGAAACGGCGGTGCTGCTCTGTGATGAGCCAACCTCTGCGCTCGATGCCAACACCTCTGCGGAAATATTGCGTGTTTTACAGAAGGTCAATGTAGAGCTCGGTGTGACGATTGTGCTTGTCAGCCATGAACTTGAAGTCGTTAAAAGCATTTGCCATCGTGCTACTGTACTGGATGCAGGGCAAATATACGAAACGGTTGAGTTAACACCTGGTGGCATACTTGAAACGAGCCATCATCCGCAAAGCTTTGTCGATCAGCTTGTGAAAGGTGGGGTCGGACATGCCTGA
- a CDS encoding rhodanese-like domain-containing protein, producing the protein METILLIAVIVAFFAWRMKPVKGVNTISTAQLKIMLNDKDKVFVDVRTPAEYKARNVKQFKNIPLGSDLSKLPKGKEIVDICQSGMRSKQACNQLKKLGYEQVTNVRGGMSAY; encoded by the coding sequence ATGGAAACAATACTATTAATTGCTGTGATCGTGGCTTTTTTTGCCTGGCGCATGAAGCCTGTAAAAGGCGTCAATACGATCTCAACGGCACAGCTGAAAATAATGTTGAATGACAAAGATAAAGTGTTTGTTGATGTACGTACACCTGCTGAGTATAAGGCACGTAATGTGAAGCAATTTAAAAACATTCCGCTTGGTTCGGATTTATCAAAGCTGCCAAAGGGTAAGGAAATTGTAGACATTTGTCAAAGCGGCATGCGTTCGAAACAGGCATGCAACCAACTGAAAAAATTAGGCTATGAACAAGTAACAAATGTTCGTGGCGGCATGAGTGCCTATTAA
- a CDS encoding sulfurtransferase TusA family protein, translating into MNIKQTLDAKGLACPMPIVKTKKAIDTLNSGDVLEVLVTDKGALNDFTAWAGAGGHTIVEQKEEAGVLYFYIQKA; encoded by the coding sequence ATGAATATTAAACAAACACTGGATGCTAAAGGTTTAGCTTGCCCAATGCCGATTGTCAAAACAAAAAAGGCGATCGATACTCTGAACTCTGGAGACGTGCTGGAAGTATTAGTGACAGACAAAGGCGCATTAAATGATTTTACTGCATGGGCAGGTGCTGGCGGCCACACAATCGTTGAACAAAAAGAAGAAGCGGGTGTCCTGTACTTCTATATTCAAAAAGCATAA
- a CDS encoding sulfite exporter TauE/SafE family protein produces MEIDLSVMYITVIFALGFIGSFLSGMLGVGGSIIKYPLLLYIPPLFGLVAFTAHEVSGISAVQVLFASLAGVWAYRKSGLLNRELIVYMGVAILIGSFIGSYGSGFLSEDAVNIVYGLLAVTAAVMMFIPRKTVEDATEITFNKTLASILALIVGIGSGIVGAAGGFLLVPILLTVLKIPTRITIATSLVITFISSIGGSIGKVMTGQVDYWPAFIMIIASIIAAPLGVKVGQKMNVKILQWLLAIMIGATAIKIWIDILQ; encoded by the coding sequence ATGGAAATCGATTTATCAGTAATGTATATAACGGTCATCTTTGCCCTAGGGTTTATCGGATCGTTTCTTTCCGGTATGCTGGGGGTCGGCGGTTCGATCATTAAATACCCGCTACTGCTCTATATTCCACCACTGTTCGGCTTAGTCGCATTTACCGCACATGAAGTTTCCGGTATTAGTGCCGTACAAGTGTTGTTCGCATCACTTGCAGGGGTTTGGGCATACCGGAAAAGCGGATTGCTGAATAGAGAGCTCATTGTATATATGGGGGTGGCGATATTAATCGGCAGCTTCATCGGCAGTTACGGCTCGGGATTTTTATCTGAAGATGCCGTGAATATAGTATATGGGCTGCTTGCTGTCACTGCGGCGGTGATGATGTTTATACCGAGGAAAACAGTTGAAGACGCTACAGAAATTACATTCAATAAAACATTGGCGAGTATACTTGCACTCATCGTCGGCATCGGATCCGGCATTGTCGGGGCAGCCGGCGGATTTTTGCTTGTACCGATACTGTTGACAGTGTTAAAAATTCCGACGCGTATTACAATTGCGACAAGTTTGGTGATTACATTCATCTCATCGATCGGAGGAAGTATCGGGAAAGTGATGACAGGGCAGGTCGACTATTGGCCAGCATTCATAATGATCATTGCAAGTATCATCGCGGCTCCGCTTGGTGTAAAAGTCGGTCAGAAAATGAATGTGAAAATACTGCAATGGCTGCTTGCAATCATGATTGGGGCTACAGCTATTAAAATATGGATCGATATTTTACAATAA